Within Xiphias gladius isolate SHS-SW01 ecotype Sanya breed wild chromosome 5, ASM1685928v1, whole genome shotgun sequence, the genomic segment ATAACAGCCCacctgagacacagacaggacaAAACATTTGAACTTTATTTGACTTGAAATCAAGTGCTAAATCTGCTTGTTTGTGATGGCGAATTAGATGAAATCTTAATGTTTCAGTCACCTGTCACTCCAAGCCCAATGAGAATAACAATCAAGTAGGTGAAGTCTCTGCCAGCTTCCTTCACTGTAAAAGATTGAGGATGGTAGGTTTTATAACAGTTCTTGCCCAAGACAAACAACGAAActctaaaatacatttatcttAGAGAAATATTATCGCACCAGTAGTTCTGAAATGATaagtcaatcaatcaaaacaGACTTGTAAACTGTTTGCTATCAACTGGGTGCTTTATtcattaaataaagttaaagccTGAAAGTAGAGTAAAAATTCAGAGAGGACACAGTCAAGTGTATATCAGTGTCTTGCGTACCTTTTTGTGCAGCTGAAGGCTTTGGGCTCCCACTTTGATACCTGGCAACTGACTTGTCTCTGTCCTCGGGGCTACTCTTATTTCGGGCCCTAAAGTCGAGAGAAATACCCCgctgtctctgtgtttgaatGAAGTAGCTCAGGGTTGGCAGAACAGGCGAAGGAGCCTCTACTCTTCTGTGGAAGGTCAGTCTGGATACGGTTGAcactgtcctgtgtgtgtggatgagcaAGCTAACCTGCGTGAGTTTACATGTCTGCACGGCGTACTGTGTCGCTGTCTGCTGCAAATTTTGATGCAGGGCTTTCAGTATCTGTGTATAAACCATGATTATGTCCTGTGTGGTTTATCTTAAACTCTATGTTACAAACACAGCCAGCAACTTTGTGTATACTTTAGCACAGTGAGCAGCTAGCTAAAGCTGAGAAGGTAACCTACCGCAGCCAGTAACGATATAAAACTGACTTATTATAGGACATGAATGCACAACTTACAACATTAACAAATAATCTACTCGAACATATTATGCAACAGGGGTGGTGTGTGCCGAACCAATCGTTGTATATGTATTCCTGAGGCGCATATTTCTGTCGTCACTCATCGTTCAAAGGATTCATGGGAGACTGAGTTTTTTAACGTAAAACTAAATGCAACAATGTCACAatgttacatttacagaaaccAATCTGCACAGCTTCATAGGCTGGTAAGAATAcattaattgtattattaataGCTAGTTAAAGGTTCAGATGTGAAAGCCATATAAACTCAGGCTTTTAAACTAaagaaccaaacacaaaaatagtTTCAGatctgaaagcatttttttctcttataaaTGGTAGCTTTCTATGACCTGATGAATTTGAGTCCAATatccactctccttttagctctctttttggtctccatcaatgtctaataaaaatatttgtctctttagctgctaagtgTTACCCTGTCTTCACTAGCTAACTTTGCTGCTTAATGTATCTGTCCACTGGTGCTGGGTAGCGTACCGTGGGTTTATCAGAGAttgttttgctgaaaatagctgcctaCTGCTATCTCAAGTGacactatgagagcagtgaacCAAAGCAGTTAAGTTGGAggctgcaaaaccaaaacaatttgcTACAAAATTCTATATAGCACTACAAAGCTGAAAGGCTCTGCAGAGCTGGGTGATAATTCTAAGTAGGCACTATGAGCccccttttcacattacacagtcatttcatccattgttattataatgATCTCTAATATAGCATCTTTAAGTACTtggattttaacattttatgtaTTCTGTTAGAATACACATTTCCAATAAATATACCTTAATCTAGTCTAAtcttagtaaaaaaaaaaaaaaaaaaaactggaatcaACGTATAAAATATACATCATGTTTTGTTGAATAGCTGTAATAGTTAAAAATACATTCTCCAAGGTTGCTAAAACCTACTAATTCCCCCATAAATATTGAGGAATGGACCTCAGTATCCTCAATGGCATCTTAAACCctgaacagaatagaatagaaaattAGACACAACTGGCAAAATAAATCATCACAATAAAATCAGTAAACATTACTTTATTGAAAACATTCTGTCCAGCATTTCCTTAATGTGTTATCACATAGATATgcaaatggattaaaaaaaaaaacaccaatgaaatttgaaaaggagaaagacagaaatacatataaataagtAATGTTCTGACATCAGTAAAAGatggaataaataaaagttagtTGATAGGTCAGTATGTTTGCACCCATTTATGAAATTTCACATCACTTTATTTCTTACATcctgttcttttgttttctcaacaGGGCTTTCAGTAATTCTTTAGATATAAAAACAACCTGATACTCTACTATAAAGACATGAcatcaaaataagaaatataatgtaaatacagcagctgaaagaggcaatttcatattttaatggTTACATgaaaattatctttaaaaaactgattctgttttttccccctccatgAACAATTTTACATTAAAGGTACTCtattccaaaaacaaaaaaaaatctgtatccTAAATTATCAGTGTTCCATGGCTCATCAACTCCAGCCAGTTGTGGAGCACAGGTAGGGAAAATGCACCTTGGCAGTccaaagcaaagaagaaaaatttgaTGCATACATCATAAAacttttggtgttgtttttttttttccttttttaaaatttctcatCACAACACTACATTGCTAAAGTTGCTCAGGGCAACAGTTCACTCAAGTTGCACAAGGGAGAGAAACCTTAGCTCCAAATGCTGTCAAACTTGGCAAGATGTAGAGGAGTGATGCACCTGTCTGATGTATCTGtagagaaatgaaaacacttaTTACTTGAAGTCTCTTCTGTGCTCTACACTTTACCCATCTGCTACCTGGGCTGCTTGTGATCGAATTGGTTCAGACTTACTTAATTACTGAGGTGTCTTCCTCCATCTATACACTGGCAGAggatttgtgagtgtgtttgtgtgtgtgtgtgtgtgtgtgtgtgtgtgtgtgtgtgtgtgtgtgtgtgtgtgtgtgtgtgtgtctataagagagagtgaaaaacacagagtcagagaaaaaggagtaaatgtgtgtgcatgagttttgaatatttttttaatatctaaCAGAGGTGACACAGTagggaaacagagagataaaacacagagcaacaatgtttttatagaaaagaaaaaaattcagtatctGCAGGAACATGAGTCTGTGTATGACTGCGTTTaaatggaaggaaaagaaaggggaaTGCATGGATGTAAAGAACACATTATTACaatgaatacagaaaataatgtaCACATAATGGAAAATACTATAACGCTGCCACAGCAAGAAGAAAATATAGGTGTTTGGACAATGGAAGAGCATAAGAAAAAAGACcatatgcaagtgtgtgtgaattgtatgtgtttatgtcatTTTGCTCAGAGCTGATGAACTTTTCTAACTTTTAACAtaatgcaggtttttttttactttttcctatTGAGAGTTAAGCTAATTAAGGACATCTCATtaggacaaacaaaaaaacctcaattAAGTTGTCTGTCAGATACCTGTGATTACCTGGGGTTATTTGAACCGTCTAGGATTCACTTTATCATCCTGTTTGGCGAAACAAATCCTCCTACAGCAAATCAGCCACAACAAAT encodes:
- the timm21 gene encoding mitochondrial import inner membrane translocase subunit Tim21 is translated as MVYTQILKALHQNLQQTATQYAVQTCKLTQVSLLIHTHRTVSTVSRLTFHRRVEAPSPVLPTLSYFIQTQRQRGISLDFRARNKSSPEDRDKSVARYQSGSPKPSAAQKVKEAGRDFTYLIVILIGLGVTGGLLYVVFQELFSSSSPNKIYGKAFEKVKSHPEVIGAFGEPLKCYGETTRRGRRQQVSHLEYVKDGLKHMRLKFYIEGSEPGLKGTVHSESKENNETGKYEFRYIFVDIDTYPRRTIIVEDNR